The Salvia miltiorrhiza cultivar Shanhuang (shh) chromosome 1, IMPLAD_Smil_shh, whole genome shotgun sequence genome has a window encoding:
- the LOC131005274 gene encoding zinc finger protein ZAT6, which yields MALDTLNSSAAVAPLKPSRRFDDIDPSRASLQWPKNKRSKRLITRDQSEDEYLALCLVMLARSDGARSPAAAGTVSPPAADSPITCVTKDIETSHATPPTTAAVTAPADASNSYRCGVCDKVFPSYQALGGHKASHRAKPPAATAVASDESNQSAAAANHVSALNPSGRLHECSICHKSFATGQALGGHKRRHYEGVIGGSAVKSRTTSSNGGIVRNFDLNMTPPPELQCGEEVESALPPLSD from the coding sequence ATGGCTCTCGACACTCTCAACTCCTCGGCGGCCGTGGCGCCCCTCAAACCCTCCCGCCGCTTCGACGACATCGACCCCTCCCGCGCCTCTCTGCAGTGGCCCAAAAACAAACGCTCCAAGCGCCTCATCACCCGCGATCAATCCGAAGACGAGTATCTCGCCCTCTGCCTCGTCATGCTCGCCCGCAGCGACGGCGCTCGCTcccccgccgccgccggaaCTGTCAGTCCTCCCGCCGCGGACTCGCCGATCACCTGCGTCACAAAAGACATAGAAACATCTCACGCTACGCCGCCGACCACGGCGGCCGTTACCGCCCCCGCCGACGCCTCCAATTCATACAGGTGTGGCGTGTGCGACAAGGTTTTCCCTTCGTACCAAGCCCTCGGCGGCCACAAGGCTAGCCATCGCGCGAAGCCTCCGGCAGCCACCGCGGTTGCGTCAGACGAAAGCAACCAGTCGGCCGCGGCGGCGAATCACGTCTCCGCCCTGAACCCTAGCGGGCGGCTCCACGAGTGCTCAATCTGCCATAAGAGTTTTGCGACTGGGCAGGCTCTCGGTGGACACAAGCGGAGGCATTACGAAGGCGTGATCGGCGGCAGTGCCGTCAAGAGCCGCACCACCTCCTCCAACGGCGGCATCGTCCGGAATTTCGACTTGAACATGACGCCGCCGCCTGAACTACAGTGTGGTGAAGAAGTGGAAAGTGCGCTGCCGCCTTTATCCGATTAA